One Oncorhynchus masou masou isolate Uvic2021 unplaced genomic scaffold, UVic_Omas_1.1 unplaced_scaffold_1441, whole genome shotgun sequence DNA segment encodes these proteins:
- the LOC135530855 gene encoding mesothelin-like protein, whose amino-acid sequence MKKRALFIIAEGAFQSRSTVSATSYQLTQPYIGGADSAYIQRLSTSDISMDMDTFISLDPTVIQTLGVSQVKGLLGSNLPELKSYENQSAVRTWISTRFQADLDYLGLGLKGGKADPITVGVGTIILPTSAGVTGGTAATTTTGKPSGGAINRPTFGLHLLLTTLAVAVLYHSTLI is encoded by the exons ATGAAGAAGAGAGCGCTGTTCATCATCGCTGAAGGGGCCTTCCAGAGCCGTAGTACTGTCTCCGCTACCTCCTACCAGCTAACACAGCCATACATAG GTGGTGCTGACTCCGCCTACATCCAGCGTCTGTCCACCTCTGACATCAGTATGGACATGGACACTTTCATCAGCCTGGACCCTACTGTTATACAG ACTCTGGGTGTGAGCCAGGTCAAAGGTCTGCTGGGTTCTAACCTGCCAGAGCTGAAGAGCTATGAGAACCAGAGCGCGGTCCGGACCTGGATCAGCACCCGTTTCCAGGCCGACCTGGACTATCTGGGGCTGGGTCTGAAGGGAGGCAAGGCTGACCCCATCACGGTTGGCGTGGGAACCATCATACTTCCTACCAGTGCAGGGGTAACTGGAggaactgctgctactactactacaggaaAAC CGAGCGGCGGAGCGATCAACAGACCAACGTTCGGCCTCCACCTTCTCCTCACCACTCTGGCCGTCGCTGTCCTGTACCATTCTACACTGATTTAA